A single genomic interval of Primulina huaijiensis isolate GDHJ02 chromosome 7, ASM1229523v2, whole genome shotgun sequence harbors:
- the LOC140981794 gene encoding endoribonuclease Dicer homolog 3b isoform X1 — MNRDPDVRMIETSIINEEATYSVNVTGASVTADSSISIIEGYCKKLPRDKYFVPEPKFEFLQEGNLYRCKLVLPPNAAFQTMIGPEASNCHMSKQLVCLDACKKLHMMGDLNDHLLPYSEDSPKTDCMTDVKVISSGAGTTKRKELHGSVSVRLLSGTLGVKLDDATFYAYKMDFSCNITEEKFSSFVLLLETKLDGDVGNIEVELYLIAKFVRSSVSFSGLTNLDAKQVAKAKCFQELIFNSLFGKLFVKSSSGQRRVLLNNEETLWDLSNNYLLLPLDSVDKASQECVIINWTGIDSCVSAVEFLKKNDWLNLQQSEAIDKSSSAHMRDSVVTELDGNVIHLANRSASVDNLKGMIVVAIHTGRIYSILDAVADTSAESPFERGSDTNYLSFADYYKKKYKILLKYPEQPLLLLKQSHNSHNLLVNFRNEGGGKIVVQKPQQPAHIPPELLVGTDLRTDVMKTFYLLPSLMHRMGSLMLASQLREEIAHHTGELNIPSSVILEALTTLRCIERFSMERLELLGDAVLKYAASCHLFLKYPKKHEGQLSSHRSRIVSNSTLHKFGVDHKLQEYIRDCAFDPRQWTAPGQRSIWPSPCNHCVDTREVPLDDKFFTEDVKIMVGNTCNRGHRWMVSKTISDCVEALIGAYYVGGGLTAALSLMKWLGIETVREPSLIDDAIKAASLHSYAAHSEAINILESKIGYKFNVKGLLLEAITHATKGVDHCYQRLEFLGDSVLDILVTRHLYENHKDIDPGELTDLRSASVNNNNFAFAAVRHNLHPHLLHGSECLGDQISSFVKSVSGMGSMTLTPENIAPKVLGDLFESIVGAVLIDSKLDLDEVWKVVEPLLSPIVTPEKLELPPFRELIELCDSLGYFVKENYTPKGDVIHAELSLQLEDVLLNGQGSGPNRKAARGMAALRLLKKLEARGISFSKHKNHQLDQGSDVKVRSSTCSEGSHSVARKKHKTTQLQPNIPSDQLNGESTEKASYSKDFDIPVLPPINMKKGGPRTSLYDLCKKLQWPLPSFDTMEQKSRTLIQFGNIKGFNSFESEISLAIPDFGVIKLTGEARADKKSSFDSAALLMMYELERLGKIIISE; from the exons ATGAATAGGGATCCTGATGTTCGCATGATAGAAACTTCTATTATTAATGAAGAAGCTACGTATTCTGTAAATGTGACTGGGGCATCGGTGACTGCAGATTCTAGCATCAGTATTATAGAAGGATACTGCAAAAAACTCCCCAGAGACAA ATACTTCGTTCCAGAGCCAAAATTTGAGTTTTTGCAGGAGGGTAACTTGTACAGGTGTAAACTTGTTTTACCTCCCAATGCGGCCTTTCAAACTATGATTGGTCCTGAAGCTAGCAATTGCCATATGTCTAAACAGCTTGTTTGCTTGGATGCGTGTAAGAAGTTGCACATGATGGGAGATCTTAATGATCATCTTCTTCCTTATAGTGAAGATTCTCCGAAGACAGACTGCATGACTGATGTCAAAGTAATATCTTCAGGGGCAG GAACAACAAAGAGAAAGGAGTTACACGGTTCAGTTAGCGTACGCTTGTTGTCTGGAACTTTGGGAGTTAAACTTGATGATGCCACTTTTTATGCTTACAAAATGGACTTTTCTTGTAACATTACTGAAGAGAAATTTTCCAGTTTTGTGCTTCTATTGGAGACAAAGCTTGACGGTGATGTGGGAAACATTGAAGTGGAATTGTACTTGATCGCAAAATTTGTTAGATCTTCTGTGTCGTTTTCCGGTCTTACAAATTTGGATGCTAAACAG GTGGCAAAAGCAAAATGCTTTCAAGAACTGATATTTAATAGTTTATTTGGCAAACTGTTTGTTAAATCATCATCCGGACAGAGGAGGGTTTTGCTTAACAACGAGGAAACCTTATGGGATTtgtctaataattatttactaTTACCCCTGGACTCAGTGGATAAGGCTAGTCAGGAATGTGTGATAATTAACTGGACAGGGATTGATTCTTGTGTTTCAGCAgtagaatttttgaaaaaaaatgattggTTAAATTTGCAGCAATCTGAAGCCATTGACAAAAGCTCGTCAGCTCATATGAGAGATTCGGTTGTTACTGAATTAGATGGCAATGTGATTCACTTGGCCAACAGATCTGCTTCTGTGGACAACCTTAAGGGGATGATAGTTGTTGCCATCCATACTGGAAGAATTTATTCTATTTTGGATGCAGTTGCTGATACGTCTGCTGAAAGCCCATTTGAGAGAGGCTCTGACACAAACTATTTATCTTTTGCTgattattataagaaaaa GTATAAAATTCTTCTAAAATATCCAGAGCAGCCTCTGTTACTTCTAAAGCAGAGCCACAATTCACACAATCTTCTTGTGAACTTTCGAAACGAAG GTGGTGGGAAAATTGTTGTGCAAAAGCCACAACAACCTGCACATATACCGCCAGAACTTCTCGTTGGAACTGACCTCAGAACAGATGTAATGAAGACATTCTACTTGTTACCTTCACTAATGCACCGAATGGGGTCTTTGATGTTGGCCAGCCAGCTTAGGGAAGAAATAGCACATCATACTGGGGAATTAAATATACCAAGCTCGGTG ATTTTGGAAGCTCTCACTACACTAAGATGTATAGAACGTTTCTCCATGGAGAGGTTGGAATTACTCGGAGACGCAGTTTTAAAGTATGCTGCAAGCTGCCACCTCTTTCTCAAGTATCCAAAGAAGCACGAAGGACAACTATCTTCTCATCGTTCCAGGATTGTTAGTAACTCAACACTTCATAAATTCGGAGTCGATCACAAGTTGCAG gaATATATACGAGATTGTGCATTTGATCCACGTCAGTGGACCGCTCCAGGACAACGCTCAATATGGCCTTCTCCATGCAATCACTGTGTGGATACAAGGGAGGTTCCTTTGGATGACAAATTTTTCACGGAGGATGTAAAAATAATGGTTGGAAACACTTGTAATAGAGGTCATCGATGGATGGTTTCAAAGACCATATCCGACTGTGTTGAAGCTCTAATTGGAGCATATTATGTTGGTGGCGGGTTAACTGCTGCCCTTAGTTTGATGAAGTGGCTAGGCATAGAGACTGTACGCGAGCCTTCATTGATAGATGATGCCATTAAAGCTGCTTCTCTACATTCTTATGCTGCACATAGTGAAGCTATCAACATTCTAGAGTCGAAGATTGGCTATAAATTTAATGTCAAGGGATTGTTGCTAGAGGCCATAACTCATGCAACTAAAGGTGTTGACCATTGTTACCAG CGGCTGGAATTTCTGGGCGACTCTGTATTGGACATACTTGTCACGAGGCACCTTTATGAGAATCATAAAGATATTGATCCAGGGGAGTTGACAGATTTACGTTCCGCATCTGTGAATAATAACAACTTTGCCTTTGCCGCTGTGAGACACAACCTTCATCCACACCTTCTGCATGGTTCAGAGTGTCTCGGAGATCAAATATCATCATTTGTCAAGTCTGTTTCTGGTATGGGCAGCATGACATTAACACCGGAAAACATAGCTCCTAAG GTACTTGGCGACTTGTTTGAAAGTATAGTTGGGGCTGTTCTTATTGATTCTAAACTAGATTTGGATGAAGTTTGGAAGGTTGTTGAACCGCTTCTATCACCGATTGTGACTCCCGAAAAGCTCGAACTTCCTCCTTTCCGCGAGCTAATTGAGTTATGCGACTCTCTTGGTTACTTTGTCAAAGAAAATTATACTCCAAAAGGAGATGTCATACATGCAGAACTTAGTTTACAGCTTGAAGATGTGCTCTTGAATGGGCAAGGTTCTGGGCCCAACAGGAAAGCTGCAAGGGGAATGGCAGCTCTTCGTTTGTTGAAGAAATTAGAG GCCAGAGGAATTTCATTTTCCAAGCATAAAAATCACCAGCTGGATCAGGGCTCTGATGTTAAAGTCAGATCCTCGACATGCAGCGAAGGTTCTCATTCTGTAGCACGCAAAAAGCACAAGACAACTCAGTTGCAGCCAAATATTCCAAGTGATCAATTGAACGGGGAATCCACCGAAAAAGCCAGTTATTCTAAAGATTTTGACATTCCTG TGCTGCCACCAATTAACATGAAGAAAGGAGGCCCCCGGACCTCACTTTACGACCTCTGCAAGAAACTTCAATGGCCATTGCCTTCTTTTGACACCATGGAGCAAAAATCAAG GACTCTCATTCAGTTTGGCAACATAAAAGGCTTCAATAGTTTTGAGTCAGAAATCAGTCTTGCTATACCAGATTTCGGCGTCATTAAACTCACAGGGGAAGCGAGGGCTGATAAGAAGAGTTCATTTGACTCAGCTGCACTTCTGATGATGTATGAACTGGAGAGACTGGGGAAGATTAT
- the LOC140981794 gene encoding endoribonuclease Dicer homolog 3 isoform X2, whose product MMGDLNDHLLPYSEDSPKTDCMTDVKVISSGAGTTKRKELHGSVSVRLLSGTLGVKLDDATFYAYKMDFSCNITEEKFSSFVLLLETKLDGDVGNIEVELYLIAKFVRSSVSFSGLTNLDAKQVAKAKCFQELIFNSLFGKLFVKSSSGQRRVLLNNEETLWDLSNNYLLLPLDSVDKASQECVIINWTGIDSCVSAVEFLKKNDWLNLQQSEAIDKSSSAHMRDSVVTELDGNVIHLANRSASVDNLKGMIVVAIHTGRIYSILDAVADTSAESPFERGSDTNYLSFADYYKKKYKILLKYPEQPLLLLKQSHNSHNLLVNFRNEGGGKIVVQKPQQPAHIPPELLVGTDLRTDVMKTFYLLPSLMHRMGSLMLASQLREEIAHHTGELNIPSSVILEALTTLRCIERFSMERLELLGDAVLKYAASCHLFLKYPKKHEGQLSSHRSRIVSNSTLHKFGVDHKLQEYIRDCAFDPRQWTAPGQRSIWPSPCNHCVDTREVPLDDKFFTEDVKIMVGNTCNRGHRWMVSKTISDCVEALIGAYYVGGGLTAALSLMKWLGIETVREPSLIDDAIKAASLHSYAAHSEAINILESKIGYKFNVKGLLLEAITHATKGVDHCYQRLEFLGDSVLDILVTRHLYENHKDIDPGELTDLRSASVNNNNFAFAAVRHNLHPHLLHGSECLGDQISSFVKSVSGMGSMTLTPENIAPKVLGDLFESIVGAVLIDSKLDLDEVWKVVEPLLSPIVTPEKLELPPFRELIELCDSLGYFVKENYTPKGDVIHAELSLQLEDVLLNGQGSGPNRKAARGMAALRLLKKLEARGISFSKHKNHQLDQGSDVKVRSSTCSEGSHSVARKKHKTTQLQPNIPSDQLNGESTEKASYSKDFDIPVLPPINMKKGGPRTSLYDLCKKLQWPLPSFDTMEQKSRTLIQFGNIKGFNSFESEISLAIPDFGVIKLTGEARADKKSSFDSAALLMMYELERLGKIIISE is encoded by the exons ATGATGGGAGATCTTAATGATCATCTTCTTCCTTATAGTGAAGATTCTCCGAAGACAGACTGCATGACTGATGTCAAAGTAATATCTTCAGGGGCAG GAACAACAAAGAGAAAGGAGTTACACGGTTCAGTTAGCGTACGCTTGTTGTCTGGAACTTTGGGAGTTAAACTTGATGATGCCACTTTTTATGCTTACAAAATGGACTTTTCTTGTAACATTACTGAAGAGAAATTTTCCAGTTTTGTGCTTCTATTGGAGACAAAGCTTGACGGTGATGTGGGAAACATTGAAGTGGAATTGTACTTGATCGCAAAATTTGTTAGATCTTCTGTGTCGTTTTCCGGTCTTACAAATTTGGATGCTAAACAG GTGGCAAAAGCAAAATGCTTTCAAGAACTGATATTTAATAGTTTATTTGGCAAACTGTTTGTTAAATCATCATCCGGACAGAGGAGGGTTTTGCTTAACAACGAGGAAACCTTATGGGATTtgtctaataattatttactaTTACCCCTGGACTCAGTGGATAAGGCTAGTCAGGAATGTGTGATAATTAACTGGACAGGGATTGATTCTTGTGTTTCAGCAgtagaatttttgaaaaaaaatgattggTTAAATTTGCAGCAATCTGAAGCCATTGACAAAAGCTCGTCAGCTCATATGAGAGATTCGGTTGTTACTGAATTAGATGGCAATGTGATTCACTTGGCCAACAGATCTGCTTCTGTGGACAACCTTAAGGGGATGATAGTTGTTGCCATCCATACTGGAAGAATTTATTCTATTTTGGATGCAGTTGCTGATACGTCTGCTGAAAGCCCATTTGAGAGAGGCTCTGACACAAACTATTTATCTTTTGCTgattattataagaaaaa GTATAAAATTCTTCTAAAATATCCAGAGCAGCCTCTGTTACTTCTAAAGCAGAGCCACAATTCACACAATCTTCTTGTGAACTTTCGAAACGAAG GTGGTGGGAAAATTGTTGTGCAAAAGCCACAACAACCTGCACATATACCGCCAGAACTTCTCGTTGGAACTGACCTCAGAACAGATGTAATGAAGACATTCTACTTGTTACCTTCACTAATGCACCGAATGGGGTCTTTGATGTTGGCCAGCCAGCTTAGGGAAGAAATAGCACATCATACTGGGGAATTAAATATACCAAGCTCGGTG ATTTTGGAAGCTCTCACTACACTAAGATGTATAGAACGTTTCTCCATGGAGAGGTTGGAATTACTCGGAGACGCAGTTTTAAAGTATGCTGCAAGCTGCCACCTCTTTCTCAAGTATCCAAAGAAGCACGAAGGACAACTATCTTCTCATCGTTCCAGGATTGTTAGTAACTCAACACTTCATAAATTCGGAGTCGATCACAAGTTGCAG gaATATATACGAGATTGTGCATTTGATCCACGTCAGTGGACCGCTCCAGGACAACGCTCAATATGGCCTTCTCCATGCAATCACTGTGTGGATACAAGGGAGGTTCCTTTGGATGACAAATTTTTCACGGAGGATGTAAAAATAATGGTTGGAAACACTTGTAATAGAGGTCATCGATGGATGGTTTCAAAGACCATATCCGACTGTGTTGAAGCTCTAATTGGAGCATATTATGTTGGTGGCGGGTTAACTGCTGCCCTTAGTTTGATGAAGTGGCTAGGCATAGAGACTGTACGCGAGCCTTCATTGATAGATGATGCCATTAAAGCTGCTTCTCTACATTCTTATGCTGCACATAGTGAAGCTATCAACATTCTAGAGTCGAAGATTGGCTATAAATTTAATGTCAAGGGATTGTTGCTAGAGGCCATAACTCATGCAACTAAAGGTGTTGACCATTGTTACCAG CGGCTGGAATTTCTGGGCGACTCTGTATTGGACATACTTGTCACGAGGCACCTTTATGAGAATCATAAAGATATTGATCCAGGGGAGTTGACAGATTTACGTTCCGCATCTGTGAATAATAACAACTTTGCCTTTGCCGCTGTGAGACACAACCTTCATCCACACCTTCTGCATGGTTCAGAGTGTCTCGGAGATCAAATATCATCATTTGTCAAGTCTGTTTCTGGTATGGGCAGCATGACATTAACACCGGAAAACATAGCTCCTAAG GTACTTGGCGACTTGTTTGAAAGTATAGTTGGGGCTGTTCTTATTGATTCTAAACTAGATTTGGATGAAGTTTGGAAGGTTGTTGAACCGCTTCTATCACCGATTGTGACTCCCGAAAAGCTCGAACTTCCTCCTTTCCGCGAGCTAATTGAGTTATGCGACTCTCTTGGTTACTTTGTCAAAGAAAATTATACTCCAAAAGGAGATGTCATACATGCAGAACTTAGTTTACAGCTTGAAGATGTGCTCTTGAATGGGCAAGGTTCTGGGCCCAACAGGAAAGCTGCAAGGGGAATGGCAGCTCTTCGTTTGTTGAAGAAATTAGAG GCCAGAGGAATTTCATTTTCCAAGCATAAAAATCACCAGCTGGATCAGGGCTCTGATGTTAAAGTCAGATCCTCGACATGCAGCGAAGGTTCTCATTCTGTAGCACGCAAAAAGCACAAGACAACTCAGTTGCAGCCAAATATTCCAAGTGATCAATTGAACGGGGAATCCACCGAAAAAGCCAGTTATTCTAAAGATTTTGACATTCCTG TGCTGCCACCAATTAACATGAAGAAAGGAGGCCCCCGGACCTCACTTTACGACCTCTGCAAGAAACTTCAATGGCCATTGCCTTCTTTTGACACCATGGAGCAAAAATCAAG GACTCTCATTCAGTTTGGCAACATAAAAGGCTTCAATAGTTTTGAGTCAGAAATCAGTCTTGCTATACCAGATTTCGGCGTCATTAAACTCACAGGGGAAGCGAGGGCTGATAAGAAGAGTTCATTTGACTCAGCTGCACTTCTGATGATGTATGAACTGGAGAGACTGGGGAAGATTAT